The proteins below are encoded in one region of Saccopteryx leptura isolate mSacLep1 chromosome 1, mSacLep1_pri_phased_curated, whole genome shotgun sequence:
- the TLR2 gene encoding toll-like receptor 2 → MMPHALWIVWVLGAIISLTKEGAPDQFSLTCDHTGVCDGHSRSLNSIPSGIPATVKSLDLSNNKITYISKSDLQLCASLQALSLGSNQINTIEEESLDSLGSLEHLNLSYNNLANLSPSWFRPLASLKSLNLLGNPYKTLGKTPLFSHLTNLRILRVGSKNDFTEIQDKDFAGLTFLEELEIDASSLQRYGPKSLKSMENISHLILHMRQPVFLPEIFVDVVSSLGYLELRDTYLNTFHFSKVLINETKTIKKLAFKNVEVTDKSFSEVMKLLDYVSGTLDVAFDDCTFNGVGDFQIIEDISNVETLTVRRLMVPQFYSFYDLSNFYPFVGRVKRITIENSKVFLVPCSLSQHLKSLEYLDLTGNILVENLLKNSACEYAWPSLHTLILRQNHLKSLEETGRILLTLKNLTNLDISKNNFHPISKTCQWPVKMKYLNLSSTRIDSLTECIPRTLEILDISNNNLNSFSLTMPQLKELYISRNKLKTLPDASCLPSLLVMRISRNTITTFSKEQFDSFQKLKTLEAGGNNFICSCEFLSFTQKQQALSQILIDWPENYLCDSPSHVRGQRVQDTRLSVSECHKVALVSAVCCVLFLLILLTGVLCRHFHGLWYMKMMWAWLQAKRKPKRAPQRELCYDAFVSYSELDSHWVENLMVQELEHFDPPFKLCLHKRDFVPGKWIIDNIIDSIEKSHKTIFVLSENFVKSEWCKYELDFSHFRLFDENNDAAILILLEPIEKRAIPQRFCKLRKIMNTRTYLEWPADETQHEGFWLNLRTAIKS, encoded by the coding sequence ATGATGCCACATGCTTTGTGGATAGTGTGGGTCCTGGGGGCCATAATCAGCCTGACCAAGGAAGGGGCCCCTGATCAGTTTTCTCTGACTTGTGACCACACTGGTGTCTGCGATGGCCACTCCAGATCTTTAAACTCCATCCCCTCAGGGATCCCGGCAACTGTGAAAAGCCTTGACCTGTCCAACAACAAGATCACCTATATCAGCAAGAGTGACCTGCAGCTGTGTGCGAGCCTGCAAGCTCTGAGCCTGGGATCCAACCAAATTAACACAATAGAGGAAGAGTCCTTGGACTCCCTGGGGAGTCTTGAACATTTGAACTTATCTTATAATAACTTAGCTAATTTATCACCCTCCTGGTTCAGGCCCCTGGCTTCCTTGAAATCCTTAAACTTACTGGGAAATCCTTATAAAACACTTGGGAAAACACCTCTTTTTTCTCATCTCACCAACTTGCGAATCCTGAGAGTAGGAAGCAAGAACGACTTCACTGAAATTCAGGATAAGGATTTTGCTGGGCTGACTTTTCTTGAGGAACTTGAAATTGATGCTTCAAGTCTCCAGAGGTATGGGCCGAAGAGTTTGAAGTCAATGGAGAACATCAGTCATCTGATCCTTCATATGAGGCAGCCTGTTTTCCTGCCGGAGATTTTTGTAGATGTTGTAAGTTCCCTGGGATATTTGGAACTGAGGGATACTTACTTGAACACTTTCCATTTTTCAAAAGTActcatcaatgaaaccaagacaaTTAAAAAGTTGGCATTTAAAAATGTGGAAGTCACGGATAAAAGCTTCAGTGAAGTTATGAAACTGTTGGACTATGTTTCTGGAACGTTAGACGTGGCGTTTGACGACTGTACGTTCAATGGGGTTGGTGATTTTCAAATAATTGAAGACATAAGTAATGTTGAGACATTAACAGTACGGAGGTTGATGGTCCCACAGTTTTACTCATTTTATGATCTgagtaatttttatccttttgtaGGAAGAGTTAAAAGAATCACAATAGAAAACAGTAAGGTTTTTCTGGTTCCTTGTTCACTTTCACAACATTTAAAATCATTAGAATATTTGGATCTCACTGGCAATATACTAGTTGAAAACTTACTGAAAAACTCAGCCTGTGAGTATGCCTGGCCCTCCTTACACACCTTAATTTTAAGGCAAAATCATTTGAAATCGTTAGAAGAAACTGGAAGAATTTTGCTTACTCTGAAAAATCTGACTAACCTTGATATCAGTAAGAATAATTTCCATCCTATATCGAAGACCTGTCAGTGGCCAGTAAAGATGAAATATTTGAACTTATCCAGCACGAGAATAGATAGTTTAACTGAATGCATTCCTCGGACGCTGGAAATTTTAGATATTAGCAACAACAATCTCAATTCCTTTTCTTTGACTATGCCACAACTCAAGGAACTTTATATTTCCAGAAATAAATTGAAGACGCTACCAGATGCCTCCTGCTTACCCTCGTTGCTAGTCATGAGAATCAGCAGAAATACAATAACTACTTTCTCTAAGGAGCAGTTTGATTCTTTTCAAAAACTGAAGACTTTGGAAGCTGGTGGGAACAATTTCATTTGTTCCTGTGAATTCCTGTCTTTCACTCAGAAGCAGCAAGCACTGTCCCAGATCCTGATCGACTGGCCAGAAAATTACCTGTGTGATTCTCCATCCCACGTGCGGGGCCAGAGGGTTCAGGACACTCGTCTCTCGGTTTCTGAGTGCCACAAGGTGGCGCTAGTGTCTGCCGTGTGTTGTGTCCTTTTCCTGTTGATCCTGCTCACTGGGGTTCTGTGCCGTCATTTCCATGGACTGTGGTACATGAAAATGATGTGGGCCTGGCTCCAGGCCAAACGGAAGCCCAAGAGAGCTCCTCAGAGGGAACTCTGTTATGACGCCTTTGTGTCTTACAGTGAACTGGACTCCCACTGGGTGGAAAACCTTATGGTCCAGGAGCTGGAGCACTTCGACCCTCCCTTTAAGTTGTGTCTTCATAAGCGGGACTTTGTTCCTGGCAAGTGGATTATTGACAATATCATCGACTCCATCGAAAAGAGCCACAAGACCATCTTTGTGCTTTCTGAAAACTTTGTGAAGAGCGAGTGGTGCAAGTACGAACTGGACTTCTCCCATTTCCGTCTCTTCGATGAGAACAACGATGCTGCCATTCTCATTCTCCTGGAGCCCATTGAGAAGAGGGCCATCCCTCAGCGTTTCTGTAAGCTGAGGAAGATCATGAACACCAGGACCTACCTGGAGTGGCCTGCTGATGAAACGCAGCACGAAGGGTTTTGGTTAAATTTGAGAACTGCAATAAAGTCCTAG